Proteins encoded in a region of the Pedosphaera parvula Ellin514 genome:
- a CDS encoding DUF3486 family protein produces the protein EDGTTYPKIVEHLAGVGYPDISERNVSAWFLGGFEDWKEEQRRLAGMKVDAEFAQSVMAQHPECPVQEAGIKILGTQLFGMLSRFDLARLRAELEEGDPKTYMELLKAFVLVNRRSLELEKFKAKVEKQRETLEQELSRGEGGIRPETLRRIEKELRLL, from the coding sequence TGGAGGATGGGACGACGTATCCCAAGATTGTGGAGCATTTGGCGGGGGTGGGGTACCCGGACATTTCGGAGCGGAATGTGTCGGCGTGGTTCCTGGGTGGCTTTGAGGATTGGAAGGAGGAGCAGCGGCGTCTGGCGGGAATGAAGGTGGATGCGGAGTTTGCGCAGTCGGTGATGGCGCAGCATCCGGAGTGTCCGGTGCAGGAGGCGGGGATTAAGATTCTGGGGACGCAGTTGTTCGGGATGTTGTCGCGGTTTGATCTGGCGCGGTTGCGCGCGGAGTTGGAAGAAGGAGATCCAAAGACTTACATGGAGTTGTTGAAGGCCTTTGTGCTGGTGAATCGGAGGTCGCTGGAACTGGAGAAGTTCAAGGCGAAGGTGGAGAAGCAGCGGGAGACGTTGGAGCAGGAGTTGAGTCGGGGCGAGGGTGGGATCAGGCCGGAGACGTTGCGGAGGATTGAGAAGGAGCTCAGGCTGCTTTGA